A window of the Carassius carassius chromosome 36, fCarCar2.1, whole genome shotgun sequence genome harbors these coding sequences:
- the LOC132116882 gene encoding liver-expressed antimicrobial peptide 2-like yields the protein MMPVTQRLLVLTVLLSLLLALQVQAAPIDTDWATGLIHRAKRSLLWRWNTLKPVGSGCRDHYECGTNYCRKHTCSFNKAQQA from the exons ATGATGCCAGTGACCCAGCGTCTGCTCGTCCTGACCGTTCTGCTGTCTCTGCTGCTGGCCTTACAG gtCCAGGCGGCACCCATAGACACTGACTGGGCGACCGGACTGATCCATCGGGCCAAGCGCTCGTTACTCTGGCGATGGAACACTCTGAAACCTGTGGGTTCTGGATGCAGAGATCATTATGAGTGTGGAACCAACTACTGCAG GAAGCACACGTGCTCCTTCAATAAAGCTCAACAGGCGTGA
- the LOC132116874 gene encoding lysosome membrane protein 2-like: MLRSCCVYGAGILCVLLLIAGIAMALTQVFQKLINNKIKEQVVLENGTEAFSVFQNPPPPVYMQFYFFNLTNPAEVLNGDKPFVLQVGPYTYREYRPKEEVKFLDNGTRVQAVSPKTYVFEPNMSRGSEDDIIRTVNIPAVTVMEKTKDRWFEGLVSALMRSMGVGVFGTFRIGDLLWGYEDPLLKLIQKFITMDDHFGLFYKKNGTNDGDYIFFTGKQNYQDFARIDKWNGNSTLNWWSTEGCNMINGTDGASFHPVITKTEKLYIFSSDLCRSIYAQYESDVSVRGVSGFRFVPPSEVFANLTINPDNAGFCVPAGNCLGSGLLNVSVCKDGAPIIMSSPHFYQADDRFVQDVFGMNPNKEEHETVVDVNPLTGMLLRVEKRVQLNVYLHQIQGFSQTGKIRTLVFPVMYLNESVLIDEESAKKLYAVVTEANVIVNIPFIVISVGILLGVIFIVFMCRQQTSPSTEAERQPLLSS; the protein is encoded by the exons ATGCTCCGGTCCTGCTGTGTTTACGGCGCAGGGATCCTCTGCGTGCTGCTGTTAATCGCCGGGATTGCGATGGCTTTGACGCAGGTctttcagaagctcataaacaacaaaataaaagag CAAGTAGTCCTTGAAAATGGAACAGAGGCGTTTTCGGTGTTTCAAAACCCACCGCCGCCGGTTTACATGCAGTTTTACTTCTTCAATCTGACCAATCCTGCAGAGGTTCTGAACGGAGACAAACCCTTCGTCCTGCAGGTCGGCCCGTACACGTACAG GGAGTATCGGCCGAAGGAGGAAGTGAAATTTCTGGACAATGGGACCAGAGTTCAGGCTGTGAGTCCGAAGACGTACGTGTTTGAGCCCAACATGTCACGCGGATCTGAGGACGACATCATCCGAACGGTCAACATCCCTGCTGTG ACTGTGATGGAGAAAACCAAAGATCGATGGTTCGAAGGCTTAGTCAGTGCCTTGATGAGGTCAATGGGTGTTGGTGTTTTTGGGACGTTCAGGATCGGTGACCTGCTGTGGGGTTACGAAGATCCGCTGCTTAAATTAATCCAGAAATTTATCACAATGGATGACCACTTTGGACTCTTTTATAAG AAAAATGGCACCAATGACGGTGATTATATTTTCTTCACGGGGAAGCAGAATTATCAGGACTTTGCTCGTATAGACAAGTGGAACGGAAACAG TACGTTGAACTGGTGGAGCACAGAAGGGTGTAACATGATCAACGGCACAGACGGAGCATCTTTCCATCCAgtcatcacaaaaacagagaaactcTATATATTCTCCTCTGATCTGTGCAG GTCTATATATGCACAGTACGAGTCTGACGTGAGCGTACGAGGGGTTTCTGGTTTCCGTTTTGTCCCTCCCAGCGAGGTTTTCGCCAATCTTACGATTAACCCAGATAACGCAGGCTTCTGCGTGCCGGCCGGGAACTGTCTCGGCTCCGGCCTCCTCAATGTCAGCGTCTGCAAAGACG GTGCGCCCATCATCATGTCCTCCCCTCATTTCTACCAGGCAGATGACAGATTCGTCCAGGATGTGTTCGGGATGAATCCCAACAAGGAGGAGCACGAGACGGTCGTCGACGTCAACCCA CTCACTGGGATGTTGCTTCGGGTTGAGAAGCGTGTTCAGCTGAACGTCTACCTGCATCAGATCCAGGGATTCAG TCAAACTGGCAAGATCCGGACGCTGGTGTTTCCAGTGATGTACCTTAAtgag AGCGTCCTTATTGATGAGGAATCTGCCAAGAAGCTGTACGCAGTTGTTACTGAGGCTAATGTGATCGTCAACATCCCCTTCATAGTGATCAGTGTAGGCATCTTACTGGGCGTCATCTTCATCGTGTTCATGTGCCGACAGCAGACGTCACCG agcacTGAGGCCGAGCGGCAGCCACTGCTTTCATCCTAA
- the c36h18orf54 gene encoding lung adenoma susceptibility protein 2 — translation MASPESSVTSLLASSGPLQSSLHPEPVPFIKYRDRHYISASEALDAYITDFQRSLRDAETTTGKLELPKERTKPLLKTSLTDEELVFLNIPVRNRDSDRLSMTTDDLLALPNDGSLPVTRTSALLSRSGSFPMGLSFNSSSRFNMSHKHSLQRPVTAVSRKSRPVDDLLTDRLRSHCQAPPPDIPPANRTLPPRSRHLPRWMTCQKSEMDFSGMSSVPELKYPEWLRQCEGSSDGQQSDRPLPHRVPSWVGELEESSGDTGGQRGVKGHAGEPYGSQSISQSSLRDLRLQFEQKPQAAKRRPIHEGPLFKDDKTAPLIFRAEQMLNSPSFSLCEPLKELNTSGDTEDALDADRSWDNPPVTFKPPVPVGGADEPPAPEELQRSKSAASCSSGYSSRKHPGPVEALKHMLFRLQAVEHKISQSHASSDAKTTASSAAHLERDTPEPVPEQQTEETDLGNVESLQRALHHLDRLKTLVDDMNERKASAEHDGTDCTDTLVANITDWARINKHL, via the exons ATGGCGTCTCCTGAGTCGAGCGTGACGTCGCTGCTGGCCTCTTCAGGACCCCTGCAGAGCTCCTTACACCCGGAGCCCGTCCCCTTCATCAAATACAGAGACAGACACTACATCTCTGCGTCTGAGGCGCTGGACGCTTACATCACTGACTTCCAGAGGAGTCTACGAGACGCTGAGACCACGACCGGGAAACTAGAGCTGCCCAAAGAGAGGACAAAACCTC tGCTGAAGACGAGTTTGACGGATGAAGAGCTGGTCTTCCTGAACATTCCCGTCCGGAACAGAGACTCGGACCGGCTCAGTATGACCACTGATGACCTCCTGGCTCTCCCGAATGATGGCTCTCTCCCCGTGACCCGCACCTCGGCCCTCCTCTCCCGCTCTGGGAGCTTTCCGATGGGATTGAGCTTCAACTCTAGTTCCCGGTTCAATATGTCCCATAAACACTCCCTACAGCGTCCAGTTACAGCAGTGAGCAGGAAATCCCGTCCTGTGGATGATTTACTGACGGACAGATTGCGGTCACACTGTCAAGCTCCTCCCCCTGACATCCCGCCAGCCAATCGGACGCTTCCACCCAGATCCAGGCATCTCCCGCGCTGGATGACCTGCCAGAAATCTGAAATGGATTTTTCCGGCATGTCCAGCGTTCCTGAGCTGAAGTATCCGGAGTGGCTGAGACAGTGTGAAGGATCCTCAGACGGCCAGCAGAGCGACCGTCCTCTTCCTCACAGAGTCCCTTCATGGGTTGGAGAACTGGAAGAGTCCAGTGGAGACACTGGAGGTCAGCGAGGGGTCAAAGGTCATGCAGGAGAACCGTATGGATCCCAGTCCATCAGTCAGAGCAGTCTGAGAGACCTGCGTTTACAGTTTGAGCAGAAACCCCAGGCAGCAAAGAGACGACCGATTCATGAAGGACCGCTTTTCAAAG ATGATAAGACTGCTCCTCTGATCTTCAGAGCCGAGCAGATGTTAAACTCTCCttccttctctctctgtgagccGCTGAAGGAGCTCAACACTTCAGGAGACACGGAGGACGCTCTGGACGCGGACCGATCCTGGGACAATCCACCCGTGACCTT TAAACCTCCAGTGCCAGTGGGTGGCGCTGATGAACCTCCAGCGCCTGAGGAGCTTCAGAGGAGCAAG TCTGCAGCTTCCTGTTCGTCAGGATACAGCAGCAGAAAGCATCCTGGTCCGGTGGAGGCGCTCAAACACATGCTGTTCCGCCTGCAGGCCGTCGAGCACAAGATCAGCCAATCACACGCCTCCAGCGACGCCAAAACCACTGCGTCTTCAGCTGCACATCTGGAGAGAGACACGCCGGAGCCG GTTCCTGAGCAGCAAACAGAAGAAACTGACCTGGGAAATGTGGAGTCATTACAGAG AGCTCTTCATCACCTGGACAGACTGAAAACACTTGTGGACGACATGAACGAGAGGAAGGCCAGCGCAGAGCATGATGGGACAGATTGTACAGACACTCTTGTAGCTAATATCACAGACTGGGCCAGAATCAATAAACACTTGTGA